One window of Novosphingobium sp. 9U genomic DNA carries:
- a CDS encoding entericidin A/B family lipoprotein, whose product MIKKVVFALVAGSIALGATACNTVKGAGRDVQSAGQAGEDVIKGN is encoded by the coding sequence ATGATCAAGAAAGTCGTTTTCGCGCTCGTCGCCGGAAGCATCGCGCTGGGCGCGACCGCCTGCAACACCGTCAAGGGTGCCGGCAGGGACGTTCAATCGGCTGGCCAGGCCGGCGAGGACGTCATCAAGGGCAACTGA
- a CDS encoding CpaF family protein, which yields MTAFGRRSGIGGMNAGARPAFGVAKPLKGAVPDRTQQVPLPGGEQFPPVPGADAFAPPANLRDDAMSRLADRANAVHTDAEQDGFEASIHKIKEQVLPRLLERVDPEAAATLTKDELSEEFRPIIIEVLAELKITFNRREQFALEKVLIDELLGFGPLEELLNDPDISDIMVNGPQQTYIEKKGRLQLAGIRFRDEQHLFQIAQRIVNQVGRRVDQTTPLADARLKDGSRVNVIVPPLSLRGTAISIRKFSEKPITIDMLKDFGSMSDKMATVLKIAGACRMNVVISGGTGSGKTTMLNALSKMIDPGERVLTIEDAAELRLQQPHWLPLETRPPNLEGQGAITIGDLVKNALRMRPDRIILGEIRGAECFDLLAAMNTGHDGSMCTLHANSPRECLGRMENMILMGDIKIPKEAISRQIAESVDLIVQVKRLRDGSRRTTNITEVIGMEGDVIVTQELFKFEYLDETDDGKIIGEFRPSGLRPYTLEKARQFGFDQAYLEACL from the coding sequence ATGACGGCATTCGGGCGACGCAGCGGCATCGGCGGAATGAACGCGGGCGCTCGGCCTGCCTTCGGAGTGGCAAAGCCGCTCAAGGGCGCAGTGCCGGATCGCACGCAGCAGGTTCCGCTGCCCGGCGGCGAGCAGTTCCCCCCCGTACCGGGCGCCGACGCGTTCGCGCCGCCGGCAAACTTGCGCGACGATGCGATGAGCCGCCTCGCCGACCGCGCCAACGCCGTGCACACCGATGCCGAGCAGGACGGCTTTGAGGCCTCGATCCACAAGATCAAGGAGCAGGTGCTGCCGCGCCTGCTGGAGCGAGTCGATCCCGAGGCCGCAGCGACGCTCACCAAGGATGAGCTATCCGAAGAATTCCGGCCCATCATCATTGAGGTGCTCGCCGAGCTCAAGATCACCTTCAACCGCCGCGAACAGTTCGCGCTGGAGAAGGTGCTGATCGATGAACTGCTCGGCTTCGGCCCGCTCGAAGAGCTGCTGAACGACCCTGACATTTCGGACATCATGGTCAACGGTCCGCAGCAGACCTACATCGAAAAGAAAGGCCGGCTGCAGCTGGCCGGCATCCGCTTCCGCGACGAGCAGCATCTGTTCCAGATCGCACAGCGGATCGTCAACCAAGTCGGCCGCCGCGTAGACCAGACAACCCCTTTGGCCGACGCCCGCCTTAAGGACGGCAGCCGCGTCAACGTCATCGTGCCGCCGCTCAGCTTGCGCGGCACCGCGATCTCGATTCGTAAGTTCTCCGAAAAGCCGATCACCATCGACATGCTTAAGGACTTCGGTTCGATGAGCGACAAGATGGCGACCGTGCTCAAGATCGCGGGCGCCTGCCGCATGAACGTGGTCATCTCAGGCGGCACCGGCTCGGGCAAGACAACGATGCTCAATGCGTTGTCCAAGATGATCGACCCAGGCGAGCGCGTGCTGACGATCGAGGACGCGGCCGAACTCCGCCTGCAGCAGCCGCACTGGTTGCCGCTCGAAACGAGGCCGCCGAACCTGGAGGGTCAGGGTGCGATCACCATCGGCGACCTCGTGAAGAACGCCCTGCGTATGCGTCCAGACCGCATCATCCTGGGCGAAATCCGCGGCGCCGAGTGCTTCGACCTGCTCGCGGCGATGAACACCGGTCACGACGGCTCGATGTGTACGCTCCACGCCAACAGCCCGCGCGAGTGCCTGGGCCGTATGGAGAACATGATCCTGATGGGCGACATCAAGATCCCCAAGGAAGCCATCAGCCGCCAGATCGCGGAGTCGGTCGACCTCATCGTGCAGGTGAAGCGCCTACGCGACGGTTCGCGCCGCACCACCAACATTACCGAGGTGATCGGCATGGAAGGCGACGTCATCGTCACGCAGGAATTGTTCAAGTTCGAGTACCTGGACGAGACCGACGACGGCAAGATCATCGGCGAATTCCGCCCTTCGGGCCTGCGCCCCTATACGCTGGAAAAGGCGCGCCAGTTCGGCTTCGACCAGGCGTACCTGGAGGCCTGCCTCTAG
- the gcvPB gene encoding aminomethyl-transferring glycine dehydrogenase subunit GcvPB, translating to MTATNTAGWRPTMGGADTSDKPATISGDYALLLEESLSFELGGHGKCGVDMDEPDRQPLAGLPLRQAAPDLPGLTEPETVRHYTRLSRQNYAIDLGPFPLGSCTMKHNPRLNEKVARLPGFADVHPLQPQASVPGALEVIAQLADWLVTLTGMSAVAMSPKAGAHGELCGLLCIRAAIDARGETRDVVLVPESAHGTNPATAAFAGFKVESIPATAAGRVDLDALKAKLGPNVAGVMITNPNTCGLFEPDMKAIADAVHAAGGYVYCDGANFNAVVGKVRPGDLGVDAMHINLHKTFSTPHGGGGPGAGPVVLSEALAPYAPLPFVTRDGEGQIHLVEEETAGEDRPHSFGRMVAFHGQMGMFTRALTYILSHGADGLRQVAEDAVLNANYVLRSLEDVLHAPYGDSGPCMHEALFSDHGFAEGFSTLDVAKGLIDEGFHPMTVYFPLVVHGAMLVEPTETESKAGLDRFIASLRSLAKRAKAGDESLHSAPHYAPRRRLDETLAARKPVLVWKGEPAPSGQPSANEIGGR from the coding sequence ATGACCGCGACGAACACCGCCGGATGGCGCCCGACCATGGGCGGAGCCGACACCAGCGATAAACCTGCAACGATCAGCGGCGATTACGCGCTGTTGCTAGAGGAAAGTCTCAGCTTCGAACTGGGCGGCCATGGCAAGTGCGGCGTCGACATGGACGAGCCTGACCGCCAGCCGCTCGCGGGTTTGCCGCTGCGCCAGGCGGCTCCCGATCTCCCCGGGCTGACCGAGCCTGAAACGGTGCGTCATTATACGCGCCTGTCGCGCCAGAATTATGCGATCGACCTCGGGCCGTTCCCGCTCGGGTCGTGCACGATGAAGCACAACCCGCGCCTGAACGAGAAGGTCGCGCGGCTGCCAGGCTTTGCGGACGTGCATCCGCTCCAGCCGCAGGCGAGCGTGCCCGGCGCGCTGGAGGTGATCGCGCAGCTAGCAGACTGGCTGGTGACACTGACCGGCATGTCGGCCGTCGCGATGTCGCCCAAGGCGGGCGCGCATGGCGAGCTTTGCGGTCTGCTCTGCATCCGCGCCGCCATCGATGCGCGCGGCGAAACGCGGGACGTCGTGCTGGTGCCCGAATCCGCGCACGGTACCAATCCTGCCACGGCCGCGTTCGCCGGCTTCAAGGTCGAGAGCATCCCCGCGACGGCGGCCGGCCGCGTGGACCTCGATGCGCTGAAAGCCAAGCTGGGGCCGAACGTCGCGGGGGTGATGATCACCAACCCCAACACCTGCGGCCTGTTCGAGCCGGACATGAAGGCGATCGCCGATGCGGTCCACGCCGCCGGCGGTTACGTCTACTGCGACGGCGCGAACTTCAACGCCGTGGTCGGCAAAGTGCGCCCGGGCGACCTGGGCGTGGATGCCATGCACATCAACCTGCACAAGACGTTTTCCACCCCTCACGGTGGTGGCGGGCCGGGCGCAGGTCCGGTGGTGCTGTCCGAAGCGCTGGCGCCTTACGCGCCGCTGCCGTTCGTCACGCGTGACGGAGAGGGGCAGATCCACCTCGTCGAGGAGGAAACCGCGGGCGAGGACCGTCCCCATAGCTTCGGGCGCATGGTGGCGTTCCATGGCCAGATGGGCATGTTCACCCGCGCGCTGACCTACATCCTCAGCCATGGCGCCGATGGCCTGCGCCAGGTGGCGGAGGATGCGGTGCTGAACGCCAACTACGTCCTGCGCAGCCTGGAGGACGTGCTGCACGCGCCCTACGGCGACAGTGGCCCGTGCATGCACGAAGCGCTGTTCAGCGATCATGGCTTCGCGGAAGGGTTCTCAACGCTGGACGTCGCCAAGGGGCTGATCGACGAGGGATTCCACCCGATGACGGTCTACTTCCCGCTGGTGGTGCACGGCGCCATGCTGGTCGAGCCGACCGAAACCGAGAGCAAGGCGGGGCTCGACCGCTTCATCGCCTCGCTTCGCAGCCTGGCCAAGCGAGCCAAGGCTGGCGACGAGAGCCTGCACTCGGCGCCGCACTATGCACCGCGGCGGCGGCTCGACGAGACTCTGGCTGCGCGCAAGCCGGTGCTGGTCTGGAAAGGTGAGCCTGCGCCATCCGGTCAGCCTTCGGCCAACGAGATTGGTGGACGCTAA
- a CDS encoding entericidin A/B family lipoprotein, giving the protein MLKKVVFALVAGSIALGATACNTVKGAGKDVESVGNAADKAM; this is encoded by the coding sequence ATGCTCAAGAAAGTCGTCTTTGCGCTCGTCGCTGGCAGCATCGCTCTGGGCGCAACCGCTTGCAACACCGTCAAGGGTGCCGGCAAGGACGTGGAATCGGTTGGGAACGCCGCCGACAAGGCGATGTAA
- a CDS encoding DMT family transporter, which produces MTDRPERPLFGLFLRTCAMLLLSTMFMLVKVAGESGVAAPEVMFWRQAVSIPTLLIGLTLTGKIGVLRTQRIASHARRAAIGTFGLLCNVSAAMLLPLAEATTLGFTTPLFAVLITALVLREHVGRWRWTAVVLGFAGVVIIARPGHVPLSMLGVAAGLGAGLIVAAVSFQIRDLSRTEAPVTCVFWFAFYGTSFAGVLMPVYATRHDAWQWLLLVLIGLSGTGAQLLITLALRHAAVATVIVMDYTALVWSTLYGWLIWDRLPPRVIWFGAPLIVAAGLIITWREHHLSRAISPATALEED; this is translated from the coding sequence GTGACCGACCGTCCCGAGCGCCCCCTCTTTGGCCTTTTCCTTCGCACATGCGCGATGCTGCTGCTCTCGACGATGTTCATGCTCGTCAAGGTCGCCGGGGAGAGCGGCGTGGCCGCGCCCGAAGTCATGTTCTGGCGTCAGGCCGTGTCGATCCCGACGCTGCTTATCGGGCTTACCCTGACCGGCAAGATCGGCGTGCTGCGTACGCAGCGCATAGCGAGCCACGCGCGCCGTGCGGCCATCGGGACCTTTGGCCTCCTCTGCAACGTCTCCGCCGCCATGCTGCTGCCGCTAGCGGAGGCGACGACCCTGGGCTTCACGACGCCGCTGTTCGCCGTGCTCATCACTGCACTGGTGCTGCGCGAACACGTCGGACGCTGGCGCTGGACCGCGGTCGTACTCGGGTTTGCCGGCGTCGTAATCATCGCGCGGCCTGGTCATGTCCCCCTCTCCATGCTGGGTGTCGCAGCAGGACTCGGCGCCGGGCTCATCGTTGCGGCGGTCAGCTTTCAGATCCGCGACTTGTCCCGCACCGAAGCGCCGGTCACCTGCGTGTTCTGGTTCGCGTTCTACGGCACCAGTTTCGCGGGCGTGCTGATGCCCGTCTACGCGACGCGGCATGACGCGTGGCAGTGGTTGCTACTGGTACTTATCGGGCTCAGCGGCACCGGAGCGCAGCTCCTGATCACCCTGGCGCTACGCCACGCCGCGGTCGCCACTGTAATCGTGATGGACTACACCGCGCTGGTCTGGTCGACGCTCTACGGCTGGCTGATCTGGGATCGCCTGCCGCCGCGCGTGATCTGGTTCGGCGCCCCGCTGATCGTCGCGGCGGGTCTGATCATCACCTGGCGCGAGCATCACCTGTCCCGCGCGATCTCGCCCGCGACGGCGCTTGAGGAAGATTAA